The region CCCCTGACACCTCAACCCCCACAGCAGTGAGGAGTGAGAAGGTTGGGTGAATGGGACCCTGTGGGGCCaagcctacccctaaccctagcttaatgtcctCACCCCGGCTCAaccataatcctaaccctagcttaatgtcctCACCCCggctcaaccataaccctaaccatagcttAATGTCCTCACCCCggctcaaccataaccctaaccatagcttAATGTCCTCACCCCggctcaaccataaccctaaccatagcttAATGTCCTCACCCCggctcaaccataaccctaaccatagcttCATGTCCTCACCCCggctcaaccataaccctaaccatagcttCATGTCCTCACCCCggctcaaccataaccctaaccatagcttCATGTCCTCACCCAAGCACTCTCTTGCAGTGACTTCTGATATGCTGCCAGGGGATACTGTGTAGATAAGGCAGGGATGCACCATCCTCCTCCATCAATCTGATCACACCTCAAACACTTGTCAAATGTGTCCTTCCCGTGATCTTTGTCCTCCCTCTTGCACATCATCTCCTGCTGCCTTTTTTGGGGAGTTGAATAAATAACATTAGCCGATCCATACACCTTTGCTGAAGGAAGCGCATTGATTTTTAATATTGATGTATTAGAATTTCAGAAACATCACCCCATAGTGTTTCTAAGCAGCAGGCCAATGAGGCCAAGCATCCTCCCTAACATCACAGCAGTATCAGCCACCTTTGCACATAGCTCCCTTTGGATCCAAATCCAGTCCTTTATCCTGCATCCTCCCACACCACTAACCCAGTAGACCCCATTTGTCTCCCTTCAGAGCACATGCTGCATCACTATCAATCCCCCCGGATGGAAAAACACACTCAATTTACCTAGTCTGTCATATTAGTTTGAATCCGGAGTCCTCTTTTTCTTTTGGTGCAGTCTTGGATCCTGTCTTGCATCCTGGTCCGCCCCCAGTGAGTGCAGGGCATGTGTGCTATGTTAACCTAGTTTGAACAAAAACTCCCTAACAGATGCAAATACAGTGATAACTCAACATCCATGGCTCCACAGCCGGAGAACCCAGATGGATCTCCTCACATGGCCTGGGGAAATACTGTATGATGTATTAGGATATTTTCCTCTAATGCATTTATATCGATGCTGTCCACAACCTGTACATCTCATTAATGCTGTGTTAATCTTGAGGAGCCTTGAGGTCTGCAGGaatgttttcaacatacagtGTAAACCAGCCAAGGGTCAGCAGCCGATAAACAACAGATTAATTTATTCACTTGGACGCAGACGCTAATAGCTGTAGGTTACAGTGTCCAAGTGGTTTCCCCAACTCTGGTACTGTTGACTGTGAACATGACCATGTTGATCATCTCTCTGTTTGAGtagagtggacagtgtttttcATCAtgaactgtagactgttttccaAGCAGCATGGAGAGTGGTGGACACAGTCCAGTGGAATGTTACAGAGGTGTTCAAGGCCCCCAGAAAGGGGACCCATGTTAGTAGGTAAGCAGTCCTGGCCTGTGAAGCCTCATTAAATTAAGCCAACAAACAGGAGGTTGATAACATGCAGCATATCCTGGAAGCCCCGCGGTGCTTCCTCCAGGACGCTCAGCTACGGCCACTTCCCCCAAAGGACTtcactacagtaattactgtaCGGTCTTCCTCAGAAATGACTTCCAGCCCCCACACAGATGTTTATTAAACGATGTGTGAAGGTGAGATGCAGGAATTGTCAAGCACATCAGAAGGATGGAAAGGAAATGGAGCTGCCAGGCCTTGACTTAAAGACCACAGTTTtagaaggatctactgtatgaattAAAGGGTTAATGAGTTGTTTAATGTAATTTGTGCAACATGTCctccttcatttcactcaaatTTCAGGGGAAAACAAGGCAAGCACAAAGTCCCTCTGAATTACAGTCTCCGACTGTAGTCTTTGACATTGTGGTTGAAAATGGCACCCAATAACAGCAGAGATCTTCAACCAAAAGTCCCTGAAGGTTAAATTCAGCTGCTCACTAGCATACTGTAAATGATCGTAAGGACTGCAAAGTCCTAGCTACAGGGACTTCAGCCAGATACCTTGCTTTTAAGatcccctccaacacacacacactgaggtcaGTGCGTAGAACATAACCCCATCAGAGGAGACAGGGCTCTTCTCCAGCAGCTGGTCGATACAGTgtgttgctcctgctgctgctgcagtgGGGCAGGATAAGGGCAGAGGCTGCATGTTCTCCACTGAAGGCCCTGCTGTTTGTTGTGCATTAATGGCTGGGTTACAAGACAAGTGAGGCCTATTTGTTTATCCATCCCCTGCTGCTTCCCACTACTACAGTAACCCAACCAAACAGTCTGCAGCCTTAAGCAGaaacagggagatggagaggagcagCTGGCTGCTGGATGGGTGAGCCTGCTGGAGTTGCTATGGCAAGATATAGTGTTCTGGAGataacagacacacatacagacacacagccgTTCAGAGCCTCAGCTTCAACATAGCAGGGAGGAAATGAAAAACGTGCATCTGTATGACATTCAAACGGATGTGGCGTGTGCCAAGAGCGTCGAAAGAGCAAACTGGAACGAACCTGCATAACACttggtcctctctctctgcactttgaGGGTCGTTAAAGGTTGAGTGGAGAGCGACACTCCATCTTCATCATCACTGGGAGTAGAACAGTCATCAGGCTGGCCTATAACAGCTGTTTATCAGCAGACCTGAGCTTCTAGCTCCGAGCTTCAGCCAGGGTTCATCCCTTGCTGATCtccctcttttttttcttctctccgctctctctctcattaaacACAGCCTCTTGCCAGTGTTAGACTGAGGTGTTTTTCAGATGGCTCTCTTACTCTCAACATCAGGTCAATAACAAAGGCCCAGTCTGGGTTTGTGTGCTGAAGTAACACCACATGACCTTACTACTGTATGTCTTTCTAAATGACAGAATCAGAACGTACCACTGCTTAAAGAGTGTATCTCAAACTTAGACATTCTTCCAATGGTTCATGAGTCCTTATTTCCAATGCGTCTCCATTTGTCTGTTCTCAATGTGGAAAGCTGCAAAGTACAAAGAGCAAGAAACCCTGATGAAATGTCGAACGTTATTATTTTACATCTATTGAGTAGCATACTTGTGTCATTACTGTGCTAACTCAGATGTACAGGACTATAGTATCAGCATACCATCTCTGTACTGTGCTAACTCAGATGTACAGGACTATAGTATCAGCATACCATCTATGTAAAGTGCTAACTCAGATGTACAGGACTATAGTATCAGCATACCATCTCTGTACTGTGCTAACTCAGATGTACAGGACTATAGTATCAGCATACCATCTCTGTACTGTGCTAACTCAGATGTACAGGACTATAGTATCAGCATACCATCTCTGTACTGTGCTAACTCAGGTGTACAGGACTATAGTATCAGCATACCATCTCTGTACTGTGCTAACTCAGATGTATAGGACTATAGTATCAGCATACCATCTCTGTACTGTGCTAACTCAGATGTATAGGACTATAGTATCAGCATACCATCTCTGTACTGTGCTAACTCAGATGTACAGGACTTTAGTATCAGCATACCATCTCTGTGCTTCCTAAGGATGAGTGATTGTTTGAACTGAGTGGGAATCTGTTCCACCCCATTCCTGCATGTCTGTACCCACCAGAGGCAGACCAAGGCCAGTTCAGATCGTGTCTGTGGTCAGGGAAGTTGTTCCAAAGATAATGGGTATAACCTGGGTGGCCTCGGTCTCTATTCCATTCATGCCTGCTGTGGACCTCAGCATGCCTGTCATGTCACCTGACTGCTCCAGTCATATGATCTGGCTCAAGCTGTGTTGCTGTACAAGATGTGTTGCTGTAGTTGGATTGTTGAGAAATCAGTATTTATGCTAAATTGCTGTAGGAACATCTTCCTACTACCTTGGCAAATGTAGCCATTGTATCCTACTATATCCAGTGtacaaaataaacaaacattctAACTATTTCAAACTTTAATTATTTTCAAATTGTACAAAAGAAAAATAATACAAAACCCCATCCAATGCCTATAAACACCATACAAACTAGACAAACAAAGGAAAATAACACAACACATATATTTAGAAAGAAGGCctacagcagagagaacagttcagAAAAGACCAATCAAAGTATTTACACTCCATTTCCAAAGCTGTACAAACCATTACCATTTCCTTTAAGATTGCCCATGTACTATAAGACTGAGGTAGCCTaaaaaaaacatagaaatatgAAAACTAAAACAAAGAGGGAATGGCTACACTGTTGTCCAGTCTAGCCtagggatagatagaggatacCTAATGTCCTTCTGTAGGAGACCCTAAACCTCCAGCATCAATTTACATAGATTTACTCTGCTCTCACGACAAAGTCTCAGCATTTAAGAGGATATTCCCCAACTGAagcctgcctctgcctctgtgtGCCTTCCTTCTGGATAAGTAACTGGGTATGAGTGGTTTAAACAGATCCATGTTCTGCATCCTCTGTGTAATTTACAAATCATTACCTAGTGCATGAATCCTAACTGAAGCTAAGCCTGCTGATAGGAACACTTGGCACACCTTTCTCACATTGGACTGTATAAGACACTCTTTCTACAAAACCTACAACATTCAACTGTCTTAAGTGGGGACAAATTCAACCTATCTTGGAGTATTTCTCTTATTCAATCAAAACACATGGCAtcaagagaggaaaggggagaataAAGCAGTGAGCTATTATAAATACAGAATCATTTATCAAACAAGAACATTGTTCATCTGTGAATGTCGTCGGATGAAGCCAGATATGCCACCATTTTGAAAGCCCTGCCCACACAAGCTCCCATTGCCTTCCTGAGCTCACAGTGGACAGAATATTGCTACAATGTTTTTGTACCTTAACCAGATCGTCTGAACATTATTGACACTGGAAGTCGTACAAGCTGTATTCAGGAAAGGTTTCTTTTCCTTGGAGGTatgccttcccctcctcctcattccccttcCCTTCCGACGCAACCCctaagtctgtctgtctctgtctgcctgtccactGTGAGCTCATCCAGCATGCCAAACACAGATCCTCTCCTAACTCAAGCACCATGGCCTATCCGCCAAAGGTAAGGACCACGATGAAAGCATAAATGGGTTAGAAAAGCAGAAACAAGCTACaaaatacattataaacacatacAACTGTCAATATACACCCATTTAAGAAGGAAAAAAATAATTAATTAAATCTGTACAGAATGATTAAATACAGTGATCAATATACATTCCTGTGCATGGAGACCAATGATTCACTTTTGTATTAAGAACATAAAATATAAACAAATATGAcatatttgatttgaaatctaACTACATGTCAAGACGCAGAGTTCCAGCACCAGCTGTTCTATTGGTCTTTGATGTTACACATCATTTTGCATTAACGTTTGTGTATCTTACAAAAATATCCACATCTGGGGTTTAAAGGTGAGAAGGGTAGAAGGCAGAAGGGTTCTTTGTGATGTTAGCCACCAAATTGAGCAGTCAGCTGTTTATTAGCTAAGAGGGAGAAGTGTCTGTTTGTCCAATGGGAAGTTCTGCTTCCTCCCAGagtgggggacagagacagatgggaggagtTGCCATGGCATCGAACCTGTGGGCACTTCCTGCCCCTTGAGAGCAGATGGGGGGACCCTGTTCGTCCCTGAACCAATGAGTGGGAGGCCCTGAGATGGAGGAGACTCACTCCCTCACAGCAAAAACACGGAACGAGCCACCCTCTGGATTGCTCTTACTGCAAATGAGAAGTGAGAGAGACGGTTACATCGAGAATTCATTCATGAACTCAAACAGTTAACCAGTGTCCTTTCAACTCATTACTAAGATAAAGTGACATAAATCTAAAGATAACTAAAATAATAGAAACCATATTGCTGTCAAGTCAGTCAGTTGTTTTGTAGACCAAATGTATTTGTGTCATTGATCGTGTGTGGCTCCAATTCAAGTCAGCCTGTTGCTCATGAAATCCTACAGTAAGAGTAGCGTAATCACAGTGGTAGTACCTGGAAACATGACTCAAACACTGGCTCATTGTTAGCCATGCTGTTATAGTGACTGAGTGATCTTTCCAACAACCACTATTGACTACTGTGCTGGGCCTGACGGCTTTGTTATTAATTCATTAGTGGAGAGGCCTTGAAGGCCTGCCAATCTCAGTAATCACAGGATGATGCCCGTCCCATTGGCATCAGATTGGCTGCAATTATCTGCAGAGGGAAGCACTGAGTCAGCCGCCGACAGCTTTTCCATCCCCGGGTAAATGGATAGGCTGTGATTATTTCCTCCTTATTAAAGAACCATCCACCCAACCAGCTACGTGTACGCCCCACTTCCTAACAGCTGGGTCATCACTTGGACAGAAGTCAACCTCTGGATCAGTCTCTATCACACCGGGGGCTGACTGTTGATGGCCATggttgtaataccatactgttCCCTGTCACTGACAGCCCATGTCCTCACTCACACTAAGGTTAAGGTGAGGCTCCCAGTGAGGGGGCCCTTGATTTCAGCATTAGATTCCACTGTACTCTAGCTCAGCTGATTTTGGCCATACAGCACTTTGCACACTCCATTGAATGTCCGGGTAAAGTAAGCAAAGTGTTCATGTGTGGGCCGTCCGCACACCAAACCACACCATTACTCTTGCACGCCTGTGTGCCAAACATGGACTTGGCGCCAATGGCTTCCGGGCTTGAGCCCTAGACCTCTGTCTGACAGGGGAGGGGTGTGCGAGGAAAGGGTGTGCGAGGGAAGGGCAGGGAAGGGTATTTtacaggggaagaggaggatagaGCAGGCACCTACCTCTCTGACTGGATGCCGTTCTTCAGGACACCAACATAACTCTTCTTCTTATCCAGGGCCAGGACGTCCACGTAGCCCCCGCCTGCTTGGATCACCCCGGCATGGATGGCTGCCCGGCAGATACTGGATCGCTGAGGGAGGGGGGGATCAGAAGAGAGGGTTCATTATACCTCTCATGATATCAGATACAGCACTCATGGCGTATTATTCCATTTCACTATATCAGTAAAGCTTCTTGTATTCGGTACAGTGCAGGCACATACAGTGCACAGAGCCACACCAAATACAGTCACTGTATTCGTTTCCAGAGCATTCCATTTGTACAAATCCTGTACATGTACATTAGCAAGGCCGAAGGCAGGCACATTATTATCAGGATGTAAACTGCTGCCCTACTCTGGATTACAGATGACAGACAGCAGCAGAGAGCTGTACACTCCACACATGGTTCTGAGGCAGGGCATGGTGCCTCCTGTCCCCCAGTCCGAAGCACTGAGTCTGGCTCCAGCGTGTCAGACCCTGGGTCCTTATCACTAACCTGGAAGCTCATTCATcatactccatcacactggtCTAGCCTAACACAGGCCACATTCCTGTGGTGTCTCGTGAACCGTACAGGTGTCTGGGGACTTCTGTCATGTCAATATAGGCCTGTACTTCTCCTTCTGCTGTGTTTTGCTCAGTGTTAGTTGGCGCTGTGAGTGTTTAAGTGTTAGAATCAGGCTCTGCCCTGACAAAATACAGTCATTGGGCTCTGTTTGAGATCTCTGGGAAACTGCTGTGTCCAGTTGGACTACATCTAAGTGAAATAATGTTGGTGGAAAACAAGAGTCGTCAAGTTCGTTCGAGGCAAGAACACGTAAaacatcaacttcatgtaactgGGTCAATTTAGGTCCAAATTGGTTCCCAGGGGAGCAACATTATTTGTTTCACTCCTTTCACCCACTGCAGTCTCACATTAGCTTACACATTCAATTTGCAACTTAGGCCAGAGGTGATTTTAGAATGACATATGGCGTCTCTCCAATGGCAtattattctctatatagtgcattcCTTGTCACTAGAGCTGTATGTGTCTCTGGCCAAAGGTAGCGCTCTGTATGGAGTATAGTGTATCACTTGAGATTTGTCCTCGGGTCATTAGGAAGTGATAGAGGTGATCTGACAGGAACTGAGGTGATGTGACAATAATGGAGGTGACAGTGTGTCCCACTGCTCCTCCCTCTCTGAGACTGGTCCTAAAGCCCTCTCCTGACACAGTCCCATGCCTCAGGCCTCAGGCATGCAATCTCTGGGCCAGTTATgagtcagttagtcagccagccaggactgAGCAGCTGTGTGTGGTCGAACTCAGAACTGGGAGAGACATTACTGGCGACCATTACAAGGCCTGCATCACCAGTGCTCCGATTCCAACTATGTTCACACCGCTATTCAGAAGTTGCTCGTGGTCGCCTCAGGCCACAGTCTCTTAAGTGCTCAACGGGGCTAGACCGCACTCATCTGCTGTCCAACATAAATCAGCTCAGTGTTCCAGTCAGATACAGTTCTCTGGGGAGCAGACACACTGAGGTGTATCTGTCTGGCAGGCCCAGTGGGGACCAACGTTTTGTCAGTATGACCTCTCAGCATGGTCAGGAGGATAGGACAGGCATGGTGAGGCCCTTCTGGTATACCCAGTGACTAGGTCCAGTACCTACCTCTGTGTAGAAGCTGTTCCCAACCACCGGAGCCCAGTAGGATGGCTCATTCTTGCAGTTGGCCGGACAGAACACTCTGAGGGAGAGACACATTGAGATTGCACTATTAttgacaaatacaattgaatGGGCAGACCCATGGTTTATGTTGCAACAATGAGAAATGCAGGATTTATGCACAAATTTGCCATGTAGCTAAATGTAATGTATGTCATGTTATGAATAACCCAGACACATTGACCATAGAACTTCTGTAGAACAGAGGAAAGACTGGCGCTTCCTTCTAGCAGAGTCTGCATGTTTACGAGATTCCAGTGGTTTTGTAATGGAGGTATAAAGCATTTGTCCCAGAGCAGGAATCTGACTCTAATTAGATTTTGCTTACAAAGCAAAGCCCTTAATTCACAAGTCATCACTTCTTGTTGTGCGTGTGAAACATGGTGGGGGGGGGAGCTGGGCACCTTGGGCAGTTGGAGTAGGGCTTCTTGAAGGGGCAGATCTCCGCCACTGTTGCATAGCAGTCCACTGATTGTCCTGTGgtacagagaggagacatacGCCATCAACAGCTGCAAAAGTCATCAGGTGAAGAAACTAAAAACAAGGGTGTGCATGCTCCACTTATTCTGGAAAAAAGTTTGACTTACTTTCCACTTTGGACACCACAAATGCATTGCCGGCTTTGTATTTACTGTCAAGAGATCAAAGTCAGGCATTAGAAGAGCATTACATTTCAGGAAATCATTCATTTCACAAACCATGAATGAGCATAGCAGGCAGAATGACGACAGAAAATAAAGACTGCCAGAAATATCTACCTGAATGACTCAATTCCGTtctttgttgctttgacaaagaaTGGCAACTTGTCTTTCCTTGTAGTGTCCACCAGACCACCATTGTTATTGATGATGCCATAGTGCATAGCAGCACGACAGATACTTGATTGCTGGAAAAATAGAAACAGAATCCTTAGAAACACATTCAGGCATACTAACTGTATAGTGTGAAATGTTGGACTTCAGTGTGAGACTCACCACATCATAGAAGAGCGTCCCCCACACTTTCCCTTTCTTGTTCTGGCAGTTAGCAGGGCAGTTGAATCTGTTGCAGGTTGCTCCCTTGCACTTGTCACGCATTTTGGTCTCACACTTGATGTTATGGGCTGTGGGAGACAAATCAATTACTGGTCAATAAGGGATCTCAGTGGCATTCCTTACCAAACAGTACATTCAAACAGTCAACTTTGAAAGTCCCCACCACGATTCCCACTAGTCAAACTCACCCAGGAAAGTGCTGGTGGGAGCCTTGGGAGTAGAGGGCTTGGGAGTGGAGGGCTTCTTGGGAGCAGCAGGCTTGGGTTGGGGTCTGGGGACAGGCTTGGTGGTGGTGCGGGGTGACATGGGAATCTGAGCTTTCTCCACCTCGTTCATGTCCTCAGTCTCAGAACGCCGAGAGTCCCCCTTGAAGCAAAGGTTGTCCCTGCAGCTTCCTCCATAGATAGGAGGGCACTGGGAGCATGGGCGCCCATGTTGGTAAGGGGCCTCTCCGATCCAGTTTCCcctggggaggaggaaggagcacAGTGGTCAGGATGACTGACTGGAAACTAATCAGCACTCAGCCATCACGGCACATGGCCTAGTAATTATTCACGTGTTCTTTGCACATTATCACACACTCTTAGAACCTTGAGTCCAGCTGGATAATGAAaaccctcctgctctccctctggaAATGAAACGAGGTCTGTCTGGAACATTCTGCTTAGGACCTGTTTCTCTTTCCCATTCctttattatttttgtatttcaacTCCTGCTGGAATTTCAGAATTGGCCTCAATGTGTCGTGAAATACTTCTTAGACAGACACTTTAACTGTAACATTAGACAGAACCATTCATACCCTGACATGTGCCCTCAAAAGCGTTTGGTATTAGGTAAACACCCCATGTGGTGGTAAGAAGTATGTAAAACAGAACACTGGAGACATGATATGTGAATGAGTGGGGAAATGAGAGTAACATTAGTGAGTTGGTCTTACTTGGGGGAGTAGTTACAGACGAGGTAAACAGCGTTCTCCCAGATCTCCCCCCACACGTTCATCCTGGGACACACGTGCACTGCACACCCCACACGACTAGTGGTGGCCCAGACCAGCTGCAGAGAAGACAACACTTCCATTAACATTGTTATTATAAAAGGGTATTCGCATTGCTGACTCGTTGTTCTTTCTATGACCACACATCCATCTCCACTGACACAGTTCCTCAGCTCCACATAAAAGTGCAGACAACTGTACGAGCTGAAACTATTTGACCTGGAGCCCTGCAGCCTTTGAAAGGGCCTGACATGGGTCTCTCTCCTTTTGTCTCTCCTTTTCTCACTCATCTCTCTCGACCCTCATAGATCCCGCATT is a window of Oncorhynchus kisutch isolate 150728-3 linkage group LG3, Okis_V2, whole genome shotgun sequence DNA encoding:
- the LOC109887672 gene encoding cysteine-rich secretory protein LCCL domain-containing 2, whose protein sequence is MPRDPSQRPEMTAAMPFWLSTLALNLLVLSAREGAALFLPDSNELRQLLSRYQDDQNSTDNTAGSRTRRAIQWIDRGEILQLHNKLRGQVYPTASNMEYMVWDDELERSATHWAEACQWEHGPNDLLMSIGQNLAVHWGRYRSPAYHVQAWYDEVKDYTYPYQHECNPWCPDRCSGPMCTHYTQLVWATTSRVGCAVHVCPRMNVWGEIWENAVYLVCNYSPKGNWIGEAPYQHGRPCSQCPPIYGGSCRDNLCFKGDSRRSETEDMNEVEKAQIPMSPRTTTKPVPRPQPKPAAPKKPSTPKPSTPKAPTSTFLAHNIKCETKMRDKCKGATCNRFNCPANCQNKKGKVWGTLFYDVQSSICRAAMHYGIINNNGGLVDTTRKDKLPFFVKATKNGIESFSKYKAGNAFVVSKVERQSVDCYATVAEICPFKKPYSNCPRVFCPANCKNEPSYWAPVVGNSFYTERSSICRAAIHAGVIQAGGGYVDVLALDKKKSYVGVLKNGIQSESKSNPEGGSFRVFAVRE